Proteins from a genomic interval of Rhizobium etli CFN 42:
- a CDS encoding glutathione S-transferase family protein: protein MTITITAFERSPDRGRGLARDMRVRWALEEAGQPYEVRLVSFESMKQPAHLARQPFGQIPTYEEGDLTLFESGAIVLHIAERHGGLLPENAHGRARAIAWMFAALNTVEAPIFEHSLARILERDEPWYEQRLRALEGSIHRRLDSLAAHLGDADWLDGAFSAGDLLMVSVLLRLKSSNILDDYPSLAAYVARGEARPAYQRAFAAQLAVFQAASAAN from the coding sequence ATGACAATCACCATTACCGCCTTTGAACGTTCGCCCGATCGGGGCCGCGGCCTCGCGCGCGACATGCGCGTTCGCTGGGCGCTCGAGGAAGCGGGCCAACCCTATGAGGTTCGCCTCGTCTCATTCGAGTCGATGAAGCAGCCGGCGCATCTGGCGCGCCAGCCTTTCGGGCAGATCCCGACCTATGAGGAAGGCGATCTTACCCTGTTCGAATCCGGCGCAATCGTCCTGCATATCGCCGAGCGCCATGGCGGCCTGTTGCCGGAGAATGCTCATGGCCGGGCGCGGGCGATCGCCTGGATGTTTGCCGCGCTCAACACGGTGGAGGCGCCGATCTTCGAGCACAGCCTCGCCAGGATCCTTGAGCGCGACGAGCCCTGGTACGAGCAGCGCCTGCGTGCCCTCGAGGGCAGCATCCACAGGCGGCTGGACAGTCTTGCCGCCCATCTCGGCGACGCCGACTGGCTCGACGGCGCGTTCAGCGCCGGTGACTTGCTGATGGTGTCGGTGCTGCTGCGGCTGAAGTCATCCAACATATTGGACGATTATCCCAGTCTTGCCGCCTATGTCGCCCGCGGCGAAGCCCGGCCGGCCTATCAACGCGCCTTCGCCGCCCAGCTCGCAGTGTTCCAGGCCGCATCGGCGGCGAACTGA